A single window of Leptospira semungkisensis DNA harbors:
- a CDS encoding YkvA family protein, producing the protein MEDDKIEKIKEGFWPKVKKVAGKVPFLPDAIALYYAMLDPDTPLKAKLTIAGALAYFLTPFDAIPDILFGAGYIDDAGVVAAVLTAASIYVKDEHKKKAKDFLNSGQIEIKETPDK; encoded by the coding sequence ATGGAAGACGATAAAATCGAGAAGATCAAAGAAGGTTTCTGGCCCAAGGTAAAGAAGGTCGCGGGGAAGGTGCCATTCTTGCCCGACGCGATTGCTTTGTATTACGCGATGTTGGATCCCGATACTCCTTTAAAAGCAAAGCTGACAATTGCAGGAGCGCTCGCTTATTTCTTAACTCCGTTTGATGCTATCCCGGACATTCTTTTCGGAGCAGGTTACATAGACGATGCTGGAGTCGTAGCTGCAGTTCTCACAGCAGCTTCTATTTATGTAAAAGACGAACATAAGAAGAAAGCAAAAGACTTCTTGAATTCCGGACAGATCGAGATCAAAGAAACGCCGGACAAATAG
- a CDS encoding RluA family pseudouridine synthase, with product MNLELHAEANAESEGSRIDKFLKDFLGDEISRASIQHWIDSGWVQDGSGKIISKSSYKVSPGEEFRISVPPKPPMNLTPVKMDIEVLKETPQYLIIRKPAGIASHSGPGDRSTTLINGLLYKFKELSSIGGEARPGIVHRLDKPTEGLMIVAKNDSAHAKLSELFRRRNITKKYLAWVQGSLPEGEGTIDKPIGRHPVERLKMTVTTKGRPSITHYQVLQTAVSKNGRKFSLIEADLETGRTHQIRVHLQSLRSPVVGDLLYSRNAQLFENYGLLLLSYWLEFTDPFSGEEVQIVLPIPERFKNFENNLENF from the coding sequence ATGAACCTCGAACTCCATGCCGAAGCTAACGCCGAATCCGAAGGATCTCGGATCGATAAATTTTTGAAAGATTTTCTGGGAGATGAGATCTCGAGAGCTTCTATCCAACACTGGATCGATTCCGGATGGGTCCAAGATGGTTCCGGAAAGATCATCTCAAAGTCTTCTTATAAAGTAAGCCCAGGGGAAGAGTTTCGGATCTCCGTTCCTCCAAAGCCTCCTATGAATCTAACTCCTGTAAAAATGGACATAGAGGTTCTGAAAGAAACCCCTCAGTATTTAATCATCCGAAAGCCTGCTGGGATTGCCTCTCATAGTGGGCCGGGAGATAGATCTACAACATTGATCAACGGACTTTTATATAAATTTAAAGAACTTTCCTCGATTGGGGGAGAGGCAAGACCAGGGATCGTGCATCGTTTGGATAAGCCTACAGAAGGTTTGATGATCGTTGCCAAGAATGATAGCGCTCATGCAAAGCTTTCTGAGCTTTTTAGAAGAAGGAATATTACTAAGAAATATCTGGCTTGGGTCCAAGGAAGTCTTCCGGAAGGAGAAGGCACGATAGACAAGCCGATTGGAAGGCATCCGGTAGAAAGGCTGAAGATGACAGTCACTACGAAAGGAAGGCCATCTATCACTCATTACCAGGTATTACAAACTGCAGTTTCCAAGAACGGTAGAAAATTCTCCCTTATCGAAGCCGACCTAGAAACCGGAAGAACTCATCAAATCCGAGTGCATCTCCAAAGCCTAAGAAGTCCGGTTGTAGGAGATTTATTATATTCTAGAAATGCGCAATTATTCGAGAACTACGGCTTGCTTTTGCTTTCTTATTGGTTGGAATTTACTGATCCGTTTAGCGGGGAAGAGGTCCAGATCGTTTTGCCAATCCCGGAACGATTTAAGAATTTTGAAAACAACCTGGAGAACTTCTAG